The Coleofasciculaceae cyanobacterium genome window below encodes:
- a CDS encoding CAP domain-containing protein, protein MTWILGMPIALSLAGCEPVRDFSSRIPGIESNLTEQSKPSVQAQSADIGQMEAEIAQQINNIRQENDLNVLENNERLAQVARNYSRTMAQENFFSHTSPDGSTPAQRVRNAQIVFSAVGENLFQSTNLPNPVERSVEGWMNSPGHRENILRSVYTETGVGIWRDGNTYYITQLFMRPLV, encoded by the coding sequence ATGACATGGATTTTGGGGATGCCGATCGCGTTATCTTTGGCAGGATGCGAGCCTGTTAGAGATTTTAGCTCGAGAATACCTGGGATTGAGTCAAACCTCACCGAACAGTCAAAACCTAGCGTCCAAGCACAATCGGCCGACATCGGACAGATGGAAGCAGAAATCGCTCAGCAAATTAACAACATCCGTCAGGAGAATGACTTGAATGTCCTCGAAAACAATGAAAGATTAGCTCAAGTAGCGCGTAATTACAGCCGAACGATGGCACAAGAAAACTTTTTTAGTCACACTAGTCCCGACGGTAGTACTCCAGCCCAACGAGTACGCAATGCACAAATTGTCTTTTCAGCTGTAGGTGAAAATCTTTTCCAAAGTACCAATCTTCCCAACCCAGTTGAGCGATCTGTTGAAGGATGGATGAATAGCCCAGGACATCGAGAGAATATTTTGCGTTCTGTTTATACTGAAACAGGAGTAGGAATTTGGCGGGATGGAAACACCTACTACATAACACAGTTGTTTATGCGACCTCTTGTATAA
- a CDS encoding alpha/beta hydrolase, with protein MNNNLNWLFSGFLLASVGNFALAGRIHAAESVILQYGILQGSISVEELSTFALSGELSSSLKSYLKLSNTKPEDLQRLLTQEVDVDGVSLSRALNSIPGEILLDRVGTIIRTSSGRASRQALRAALVNSALPNDQITLIEVIENYPTDEVYVEGDRLADAYNSISMGLEIASRLGF; from the coding sequence ATGAACAATAATTTGAACTGGCTATTTTCTGGATTTTTACTAGCTAGCGTAGGGAATTTTGCATTAGCAGGTAGAATTCACGCTGCTGAATCAGTGATTTTACAGTATGGTATTTTACAAGGTTCGATATCTGTGGAAGAACTCAGCACTTTTGCTCTTAGCGGCGAACTTTCTTCTTCCCTAAAAAGCTATTTGAAATTATCCAATACGAAACCAGAAGATTTACAAAGATTACTTACCCAAGAAGTAGACGTAGATGGTGTTTCTTTATCCCGAGCGCTCAATAGTATACCAGGTGAAATTTTATTAGACCGAGTAGGAACAATAATTAGAACGTCATCTGGAAGAGCAAGCAGACAAGCTTTACGTGCCGCACTAGTTAATTCTGCTTTACCTAATGACCAAATTACCTTGATAGAGGTAATTGAAAATTATCCTACTGACGAAGTTTATGTTGAAGGCGATCGCTTAGCTGATGCCTATAATTCAATTAGTATGGGTTTAGAGATTGCTTCGCGTCTTGGTTTCTAA